Proteins encoded together in one Bombiscardovia nodaiensis window:
- a CDS encoding hypothetical protein (frameshifted, insertion/deletion at around 323093) — MQADDVLPERALVGDQFAADQLYREAYLRLRQGDPHQIMLTTLSTFLTCGRSLELAASKLSVHPNTVRYRLKQSVKITGWDPTNPREAFVLQVSLKLGQIRDAAGQ, encoded by the coding sequence TTGCAAGCCGACGACGTGCTGCCCGAGCGGGCGCTAGTGGGCGACCAATTCGCGGCCGACCAGCTCTACCGGGAAGCCTACCTGCGCCTGCGCCAGGGCGACCCCCACCAGATTATGCTCACCACCTTGAGCACCTTCCTCACTTGCGGCCGCTCCCTAGAGCTCGCCGCCAGCAAACTGAGCGTCCACCCCAACACCGTGCGCTACCGCCTCAAACAGTCCGTCAAAATCACCGGCTGGGACCCCACCAACCCCCGCGAAGCTTTCGTCCTCCAAGTATCCCTAAAACTAGGCCAAATCCGCGATGCCGCCGGGCAGTAG
- the accD gene encoding methylmalonyl-CoA carboxyltransferase: MRQDTLQEPTGTKVAASVPKPATAAHEPPTRQPVRQAIAQAASLAKAAEERARDRQHAKGKHTARERLDLLFDSDSFEEIGRFAGGDIAGGKAGSAVITGFGLVYGRKVAVYAQDFSVRGGTLGQAEGRKICRLMDLAMEIGVPIVALIDSGGARIQEGVAALTQYGHIFRKTCQASGFVPQISLILGPCAGGAVYCPALTDLIIMTRENSNMFVTGPDVVKAATGEVISMDELGGGQVHASTSGVAHYLGADEADAIDYARTVLAYLPANANESAPVYAYASGHAERQAAKRLATIIPENDRQPYDVLDVIRALVDYGEFVQVQELFAPSAVVGFACLEGHPVGLVANQPLVNAGSLDVDSSEKVARFVRLCDAFNLPVITLVDTPGYKPGADQEHAGIIRRGAKVIYAYANAQVPLVTVVLRKAFGGSYIVMGSKSIGADMNFAWPSSQIAVLGAQGAVNIIHRRDLQKAKESGEDVEALRAQLVADYEVTTVNANLSQEMGEIDAMIDPEQTREAVAGALRTLAFKRRQRLVDKHHGNQPL; the protein is encoded by the coding sequence ATGAGGCAAGACACATTGCAAGAGCCTACAGGCACGAAAGTGGCCGCCAGCGTGCCCAAGCCAGCAACCGCTGCCCACGAGCCTCCAACCCGGCAGCCAGTGAGGCAGGCCATAGCCCAGGCAGCGAGTCTGGCGAAAGCGGCGGAAGAGCGGGCGCGCGACCGTCAGCACGCCAAGGGCAAGCACACGGCCCGGGAACGCCTGGACTTACTCTTCGATTCGGATAGTTTCGAGGAAATTGGCCGTTTTGCCGGAGGTGACATCGCAGGCGGCAAGGCAGGCTCGGCGGTCATCACTGGATTCGGACTGGTCTATGGGCGCAAGGTGGCCGTCTATGCGCAGGATTTTTCGGTGCGCGGCGGCACGCTTGGTCAGGCAGAAGGGCGAAAAATCTGCCGGCTGATGGACCTGGCTATGGAGATTGGCGTGCCGATTGTGGCCCTGATTGACTCGGGCGGTGCTCGCATTCAGGAGGGCGTGGCGGCCCTGACCCAGTACGGGCACATCTTCCGCAAAACCTGTCAGGCTTCGGGCTTCGTGCCGCAGATTTCCTTGATTTTGGGCCCTTGTGCGGGCGGAGCCGTCTACTGCCCGGCCCTGACCGACCTGATTATCATGACCCGGGAGAACTCGAATATGTTCGTCACCGGGCCGGACGTGGTCAAGGCGGCGACTGGCGAGGTCATCAGCATGGACGAGTTGGGCGGTGGCCAGGTACACGCCTCCACTTCTGGCGTGGCCCACTACCTGGGTGCGGACGAGGCGGATGCGATTGACTACGCGCGCACGGTTTTGGCTTATTTGCCTGCCAATGCCAACGAATCGGCACCGGTCTACGCCTACGCTTCCGGCCACGCCGAGCGCCAGGCAGCCAAGCGTCTGGCCACTATCATACCCGAGAACGACCGCCAGCCTTACGATGTGCTCGACGTGATTCGCGCCCTTGTGGACTACGGCGAATTCGTGCAAGTCCAGGAGCTCTTCGCGCCCTCGGCCGTGGTGGGATTCGCCTGCCTGGAGGGGCATCCGGTGGGGCTGGTGGCCAATCAGCCGCTGGTCAACGCGGGCAGCTTGGACGTGGATTCCTCTGAAAAAGTGGCCCGGTTCGTGCGCCTGTGCGATGCGTTCAACCTGCCGGTCATTACGCTGGTGGACACCCCTGGCTACAAACCCGGTGCAGACCAGGAGCACGCGGGCATTATCCGCCGCGGGGCCAAGGTGATTTACGCCTATGCCAACGCGCAGGTGCCGCTGGTGACGGTGGTTTTGCGCAAGGCTTTCGGCGGTTCCTACATTGTGATGGGTTCCAAGTCCATCGGCGCCGACATGAACTTTGCCTGGCCCAGCTCGCAAATTGCCGTGTTGGGCGCTCAGGGGGCGGTCAACATTATCCACCGGCGGGACCTGCAGAAGGCCAAGGAGTCGGGCGAGGATGTTGAGGCCTTGCGCGCGCAGCTGGTGGCCGACTATGAGGTTACGACGGTCAACGCGAATCTTTCCCAGGAGATGGGCGAGATTGACGCCATGATTGACCCCGAGCAGACCCGGGAGGCTGTCGCTGGTGCCCTGCGCACGCTAGCCTTCAAGCGCCGGCAGCGATTAGTTGACAAACACCACGGAAATCAGCCCCTATGA
- a CDS encoding hypothetical protein (frameshifted, insertion/deletion at around 323832,323105) — protein MRGTPDQQPLPAPVQQILQQAQDHLSETLPWYQSLADDDKTTLNVVIETAVANFVSWLDELEADSAAEDAPRPSIDHIFFIAPLEFTQVVSLRQTLDVTRVIVDLLEGNVAAFAQPGHERQTLDAILYYAREVAFSAAAIYADTAEMRENWNVRTETFAMESLAQGTADSKVASQMAVLGWPSAYSCFALVGKLRRSGKLSSSAIASRIRRKVQTIGGQCLVSDHNDLTIVLVDPRSQGSPEEVSAGLLHFFSQSAPVCLGPCARMWRGQPKRYRPRSPPIEWRLPQPTCPSQAEQYAPCKPTTCCPSGR, from the coding sequence TTGCGCGGCACCCCCGACCAGCAGCCCCTGCCCGCTCCAGTCCAGCAGATTTTGCAGCAGGCCCAGGATCATCTGAGTGAAACCCTGCCCTGGTACCAATCCCTGGCAGACGACGACAAGACCACACTCAACGTAGTTATTGAGACGGCAGTAGCGAATTTCGTCTCCTGGCTGGACGAGCTGGAGGCCGATTCTGCCGCTGAAGATGCGCCCCGCCCCTCAATTGACCATATTTTCTTCATCGCCCCACTCGAATTCACGCAAGTGGTGAGCCTGCGCCAGACGCTCGACGTGACGCGCGTGATTGTGGACCTGCTCGAAGGCAATGTGGCCGCTTTCGCCCAACCCGGCCACGAGCGCCAGACCCTCGATGCCATCTTGTATTACGCCCGCGAAGTGGCCTTCTCCGCCGCCGCCATTTACGCGGACACCGCCGAAATGCGCGAAAACTGGAATGTGCGCACCGAGACGTTCGCCATGGAGAGCCTGGCCCAAGGCACGGCCGACAGCAAGGTCGCCTCGCAAATGGCAGTCTTAGGATGGCCCAGCGCCTACTCCTGCTTCGCATTGGTGGGCAAGCTCAGGCGCAGCGGCAAGCTCAGCTCCTCCGCCATCGCCAGTCGCATCCGCCGCAAAGTGCAGACCATTGGCGGCCAGTGCCTGGTTTCGGACCACAACGACCTGACCATTGTGCTCGTAGACCCGCGCAGCCAGGGCAGCCCAGAAGAGGTGAGTGCCGGTCTTCTCCATTTCTTCTCCCAGAGCGCGCCCGTGTGCTTGGGCCCCTGCGCCAGAATGTGGAGGGGGCAGCCGAAACGATACAGGCCGCGCTCACCACCTATCGAGTGGCGCCTGCCGCAGCCGACGTGCCCTTCGCAGGCGGAGCAGTACGCCCCTTGCAAGCCGACGACGTGCTGCCCGAGCGGGCGCTAG
- a CDS encoding ABC transporter permease translates to MLMPILAGMIVDQVITQGHRDRLGRLCLAMIAVTFVRTICRYTYQIMMERFGQNSIYRLVSDEYEKLHDLDFTYFNHTRNGDIMSRLTSDTDAIRHFLSWVTYQGLDCIVLFIGSLAVMFTIEWRLALALACVTPFLFYFTRELSRHAHPLFYNIRNSLARLNSMVEENIEGNRVVKAFVREPFETEKFDGHNDDYMQRNMASAYNSRRYMPWLDGCSYMLQLITLIFGGWLVINHYMSLGALVSFNSFLWMINEPVRQSGWLMNDVERFNASCVKIRRLLTAKSKIRERPDAQESVSQAALVRAKVSGQEAQAAEPEKIRGEVRFDHVSFAFPDDPETPVLKDIDFLAPAGTKVGILGETGSGKSTLVSLIARFYDPSVGHVVIDGIDARDWPLQTLRSQVNIVAQDTFLFSDTIEGNIAFGAPRADNDYVRSMASIAGADSFISGMPQGYGTVVGERGVGLSGGQKQRLSLARALADNPSILIMDDTTSAVDMETEAQIQEHLQQMAGSRTIFTIAHRISSVKDSDLILVLDHGRIVERGNHENLVKAHGRYWQIYRKQLGLQSGQSVGFE, encoded by the coding sequence ATGCTCATGCCTATTTTGGCGGGAATGATTGTGGACCAGGTCATTACGCAGGGGCACCGGGACCGCCTGGGCCGCCTGTGCCTGGCCATGATTGCCGTCACCTTCGTGCGTACCATCTGCCGCTACACCTACCAGATTATGATGGAGCGCTTCGGCCAGAATTCCATCTACCGGCTGGTTTCGGACGAGTATGAGAAGCTGCACGACCTAGACTTCACCTACTTTAACCACACCCGCAACGGCGACATTATGAGCCGTCTGACCTCCGACACCGACGCTATCCGCCACTTCCTCTCCTGGGTGACCTACCAGGGCTTGGACTGCATCGTGCTCTTCATTGGCTCCCTGGCGGTCATGTTCACCATCGAATGGCGGCTGGCCCTGGCGCTCGCCTGCGTGACCCCCTTCCTCTTTTACTTCACCCGCGAGCTCTCCCGCCACGCGCACCCGCTCTTTTACAATATTCGCAACTCCCTGGCCCGCCTGAACTCCATGGTGGAGGAGAACATTGAGGGCAACCGCGTAGTGAAGGCTTTCGTACGCGAGCCCTTCGAGACCGAAAAGTTCGACGGCCACAACGACGATTACATGCAGCGCAACATGGCCTCGGCCTACAACTCCCGGCGCTACATGCCCTGGCTGGACGGCTGCTCCTACATGCTCCAGCTGATTACGCTGATTTTTGGCGGCTGGCTGGTCATCAACCACTACATGAGCCTGGGCGCCCTGGTCTCCTTCAACTCCTTCCTGTGGATGATTAACGAGCCGGTGCGGCAGTCGGGCTGGCTTATGAACGACGTGGAGCGCTTCAACGCCTCCTGCGTCAAAATCCGCCGCCTCCTGACCGCCAAGTCCAAGATTCGTGAGCGCCCTGACGCCCAGGAATCCGTCTCCCAGGCCGCGCTCGTGCGGGCCAAGGTCTCCGGGCAGGAGGCTCAGGCGGCTGAGCCGGAGAAGATTCGCGGCGAAGTGCGTTTTGACCACGTCTCTTTCGCCTTCCCCGACGACCCCGAGACCCCGGTCTTGAAGGACATCGATTTTTTGGCGCCCGCCGGCACGAAAGTGGGCATTTTGGGCGAGACCGGCTCGGGCAAGTCCACCCTGGTCAGCCTGATCGCGCGCTTTTACGACCCGAGCGTGGGCCATGTCGTGATCGACGGCATCGACGCCCGCGACTGGCCCCTGCAGACCCTGCGCAGCCAGGTCAATATTGTGGCGCAGGACACCTTCCTCTTCTCCGACACGATTGAGGGCAACATCGCCTTCGGCGCGCCCAGGGCCGACAACGACTACGTGCGCTCGATGGCTTCGATAGCTGGGGCGGACTCCTTCATCTCTGGCATGCCTCAAGGCTATGGCACGGTGGTGGGGGAGCGCGGTGTGGGCCTCTCGGGTGGGCAGAAGCAGCGCTTGAGCCTGGCTCGCGCCCTGGCCGACAACCCATCCATTTTGATTATGGATGACACCACTTCGGCCGTAGATATGGAGACCGAAGCGCAGATTCAGGAGCACCTGCAGCAGATGGCTGGCTCGCGCACAATTTTCACGATTGCCCACCGCATCTCTTCGGTCAAGGATTCCGACCTGATTTTGGTCTTGGACCACGGGCGCATCGTAGAGCGCGGCAACCACGAGAATCTGGTCAAGGCCCACGGCCGCTACTGGCAGATTTACCGCAAGCAGCTGGGCCTGCAGTCCGGGCAGTCCGTAGGTTTTGAGTGA
- a CDS encoding alpha-galactosidase codes for MTKAWRPPMGWNSWDSYGTTVNEQEVLANAQTMHDRLLESGWNTLVVDIAWYDPTARAHGYNENAPLVLDEYGRQLPDPQRFPSAADGAGFKPLADQIHALGLNFGIHVMRGLPRLAVERDLPIFGTPHSASQIADKTHVCSWNPDNYGIDHSQPGAQAWYDAQVDLFARWGVDYLKVDDMQTPFYSEEIASYAAAIEKAERAHGCEMILSLSPGGWVPTTHVDFLREHAQMWRISDDLWDKWSDVYQQFTRLARWAPLQRNGGWADADMLPLGHIGLRAERGDDRQSLLTPDEQRSLLTLWAMGRSPLMVGGDLPTSESSTLDLLANPALEEVTAGSQGNCEIIRERVDAEWGKDETYLGDQIVWKAQAADWGDGSPSAHAGGFYAALFWTGSEPREYSVALQSIVGISKASQPWTLANLWGGLETQECDARIEGKGPDRVITATLPAHGTAWLSLDPADSEE; via the coding sequence ATGACCAAGGCTTGGCGCCCACCGATGGGCTGGAATAGCTGGGATTCATACGGCACGACCGTCAACGAGCAGGAGGTGCTGGCCAACGCGCAGACCATGCACGACCGCCTGCTGGAGTCCGGCTGGAACACCCTAGTCGTTGACATTGCATGGTATGACCCCACGGCCAGGGCCCACGGTTACAACGAGAATGCCCCGCTGGTCTTGGACGAGTACGGCCGCCAGCTGCCCGACCCCCAGCGCTTTCCCTCGGCTGCGGACGGCGCCGGTTTCAAGCCCCTGGCCGACCAGATTCACGCCCTGGGCCTGAACTTCGGCATCCATGTGATGCGCGGCCTGCCCCGCCTGGCCGTAGAGCGCGACCTGCCCATCTTCGGCACCCCCCACAGTGCCAGCCAGATTGCAGACAAGACCCATGTGTGCTCTTGGAATCCCGACAATTACGGCATCGACCACTCCCAGCCCGGCGCCCAGGCCTGGTACGACGCGCAGGTGGACCTCTTCGCTCGCTGGGGCGTGGACTACCTCAAAGTGGACGACATGCAGACCCCCTTCTACTCGGAGGAAATCGCCTCCTACGCGGCCGCGATTGAGAAGGCCGAGCGCGCCCACGGCTGCGAGATGATCCTCTCCCTTTCGCCCGGCGGCTGGGTGCCCACCACGCATGTGGACTTTTTGCGGGAGCACGCGCAGATGTGGCGCATTTCCGACGACCTGTGGGACAAGTGGTCCGACGTCTACCAGCAGTTCACCCGCCTGGCCCGCTGGGCACCCTTGCAGCGCAACGGCGGCTGGGCTGACGCGGACATGCTACCCCTGGGGCACATTGGCCTGCGGGCTGAGCGCGGCGACGACCGTCAGTCCCTGCTCACTCCCGACGAGCAGCGCTCCCTCCTGACCCTGTGGGCCATGGGCCGTTCCCCGCTGATGGTGGGCGGCGACCTGCCTACGAGCGAGAGTTCGACCCTGGACCTGCTGGCCAACCCGGCCCTGGAGGAGGTCACGGCTGGTTCGCAGGGCAACTGCGAAATCATCCGCGAGCGAGTCGACGCCGAGTGGGGCAAGGACGAGACCTACCTGGGCGACCAGATTGTCTGGAAGGCTCAGGCCGCTGACTGGGGCGACGGCAGCCCATCCGCCCACGCTGGCGGCTTCTACGCGGCCCTCTTCTGGACCGGCTCCGAGCCCCGCGAGTACTCCGTAGCCCTCCAAAGCATCGTCGGCATCTCCAAAGCCTCCCAGCCCTGGACCCTCGCCAACCTCTGGGGCGGCCTGGAAACACAAGAGTGTGACGCCCGCATCGAGGGTAAAGGCCCCGACCGAGTCATCACCGCCACCCTCCCGGCTCACGGCACCGCCTGGCTATCCCTAGACCCCGCCGATTCCGAGGAGTGA
- a CDS encoding ABC transporter permease, whose translation MRAGTASMRAQGRGQQAKSQGQQQAQAGQRNTFREDEDLAEQINLKDIARIGSYLKPYVKDVVRILLVVITMSCIAVAIPYLTKIMIDTVIPSGSMGQLTALGVGFFAAIVVYELCHRYRTVAITRVGQEMLKDMRRDLFTHIQTLPFSYFDSRPHGKILIRVVNYVNTLSDTLSSGLINVIADVFTFFITLIAMFLIDWRLTLWSLILFPLLVVWVLVLQHFQRRAYQRLSNKQSNLNAYIHESIAGVKTTQTFVREGEQFATFQEQQGQVRSSWMRAVRLQMLMWPGVQNVSTITIALIYYMGIMGLGGVQVSTGVLIAFVGYANSFWNPVINIGNFYNQLITCSAYLERIFETLDVRPEIADKPGATQLPPIKGKVDFNDVVFRYEPGGREILNLVDFHVQPGQTVALVGPTGAGKTTIVNLLSRFYDVSEGSITIDDHDVRDVTLESLRRQMGVMLQDTFIFTGNVRENIRYGKLDASDQEIEEAAKAVHAHEFIMDLPDGYETRVEERGSTLSAGQRQLIAFARVLLADPRILILDEATSAIDTRTEEALQAGLRHLLKGRTSFVIAHRLSTIEGADQIYYIDHGQIVEHGSHEQLLAQKGAYYRLYESQYTMIRDANGA comes from the coding sequence ATGAGAGCAGGAACAGCGAGTATGAGAGCGCAAGGCAGAGGGCAACAGGCCAAGTCGCAAGGCCAGCAGCAGGCGCAGGCGGGGCAGCGCAACACCTTTCGTGAGGATGAAGATCTGGCTGAGCAGATTAACCTCAAAGATATTGCGCGTATCGGCAGCTATCTGAAGCCGTATGTGAAGGACGTGGTGCGCATTCTGCTGGTGGTGATCACCATGAGCTGCATAGCCGTCGCCATTCCCTACCTGACGAAAATTATGATCGACACGGTCATTCCCTCCGGCAGCATGGGTCAGCTGACGGCCCTGGGCGTAGGCTTCTTCGCTGCGATTGTGGTCTACGAGCTCTGCCATCGCTATCGGACCGTGGCCATCACGCGCGTGGGCCAGGAAATGCTCAAAGATATGCGCCGCGACCTCTTTACCCACATCCAGACCCTGCCCTTCTCCTACTTCGATTCGCGCCCGCACGGCAAGATTCTGATTCGCGTGGTCAACTACGTCAACACCCTCTCCGACACCCTGAGCTCCGGCCTGATTAACGTGATTGCGGACGTCTTCACCTTCTTCATTACGCTGATTGCCATGTTCCTGATTGACTGGCGGCTGACCCTGTGGTCGCTGATTCTCTTCCCGCTCCTGGTGGTCTGGGTGCTGGTTTTGCAGCACTTCCAGCGCCGGGCCTACCAGCGCCTGTCCAACAAGCAGAGCAACTTAAACGCTTACATTCACGAGTCCATCGCCGGCGTCAAAACCACGCAGACCTTCGTGCGTGAGGGCGAGCAGTTCGCCACCTTCCAGGAGCAGCAGGGGCAGGTGCGCAGCTCGTGGATGAGGGCCGTGCGCCTGCAAATGCTCATGTGGCCCGGCGTGCAGAACGTCTCGACCATCACAATTGCGCTGATTTATTATATGGGCATCATGGGCCTGGGCGGTGTGCAGGTCTCCACTGGTGTGCTGATTGCCTTCGTGGGTTACGCGAACAGCTTCTGGAACCCGGTTATCAACATTGGTAACTTCTACAACCAGCTCATCACCTGCTCCGCCTACCTGGAGCGCATTTTCGAGACCCTGGACGTGCGCCCCGAGATTGCAGACAAGCCCGGCGCCACGCAGCTGCCGCCCATCAAAGGCAAGGTGGACTTTAACGACGTGGTCTTCCGCTACGAACCTGGCGGCCGCGAGATTTTGAATCTGGTGGACTTCCATGTGCAGCCGGGCCAAACCGTGGCGCTCGTAGGGCCCACGGGCGCGGGCAAGACCACGATTGTGAACCTGCTCTCCCGCTTCTACGACGTGTCCGAAGGCTCCATCACTATCGACGACCACGACGTGCGCGACGTGACCCTGGAGTCCCTGCGCAGGCAGATGGGCGTCATGCTGCAAGACACCTTCATTTTCACCGGCAATGTGCGCGAGAACATCCGATACGGCAAGCTCGACGCGAGCGACCAGGAGATTGAGGAGGCCGCCAAGGCCGTGCACGCCCACGAGTTCATTATGGACCTGCCCGACGGCTATGAGACGCGCGTGGAGGAGCGCGGTTCCACCCTCTCGGCCGGTCAGCGCCAGTTGATTGCTTTTGCCCGCGTGCTCTTGGCCGACCCCCGTATCCTGATTTTGGACGAGGCCACCTCTGCCATCGACACGCGTACGGAAGAGGCCCTGCAAGCCGGTTTGCGGCACCTGCTCAAGGGGCGCACGTCTTTCGTGATTGCCCACCGTCTCTCCACGATTGAGGGCGCGGACCAGATTTACTACATTGACCACGGGCAGATTGTGGAGCACGGCTCCCACGAGCAGCTCCTGGCCCAGAAGGGCGCTTACTACCGCCTCTACGAGTCTCAGTACACCATGATTCGGGACGCGAACGGCGCGTGA
- the accC gene encoding carboxylate--amine ligase → MKKLLIANRGEIALRVVRTAQEMGIATVAVYANQDRDGAYVRMADEAYLLPGETNNQTYLNEDAILELAQRSGADAIHPGYGFLSEVPSFARKVAEAGLTWVGPSAQVLEDLGDKIQACKVAEQAKVPVVPGLSEPVSDIRDLLAFTARAGYPVMMKKADGGGGRGITLIHDDDELRTFYMNHDALQGGDLDDYFIEKFVDRARHVETQSGRDCHGSFTVYSTRDCSLQRRNQKLVEEAPAPYLSYVVTSKLEEYSRRLFDAVGYVGLGTCEFLVTPLEKIYFLEVNPRLQVEHTVSEEVCGLDLVREQLVIASDGPITRAPAPRGHSFELRITSEDPATNLTPSSGTIEALRWPSGPGIRIDSGVDLGDTVSPRNDSMMGKLVVTAQTREAAVARVRRALRETSVEGVPTPISLYQQIFSNPAFTAERGHKFDISTKWVERNYLTMEPQTVKAGQPASVSGGDGQEQGEAVETFNIEVDDKRVTLTLPQELLAGLALAGAAGGGQTAGSRARQPLRGQGMKDRRQRADPQDAERSGVIVATMQAVVTRIQVAQGQKVEKGDLLVVLESMKMENYVYAPARGKVQRVDVSVAEGVDPGQTLVELDLGGGDDPESERDGVSAETPADAAPAVPPVDLSAGAVTSKPSMSSEPADAAELASSESPEGGQA, encoded by the coding sequence ATGAAAAAGCTGCTGATTGCGAACAGGGGCGAGATTGCCCTGCGGGTGGTGCGCACGGCCCAGGAGATGGGCATTGCCACCGTTGCTGTTTACGCCAACCAGGACCGGGACGGGGCCTACGTGCGCATGGCCGACGAGGCCTACCTCCTGCCTGGCGAGACCAACAATCAGACCTACCTGAACGAGGACGCAATACTGGAGTTGGCCCAGCGCTCTGGGGCCGATGCGATTCACCCCGGCTACGGGTTCCTCTCCGAAGTGCCTTCCTTTGCGCGCAAAGTCGCCGAAGCGGGCCTGACCTGGGTGGGCCCGTCAGCTCAAGTACTCGAAGATTTAGGCGACAAGATTCAGGCTTGCAAGGTGGCTGAGCAGGCTAAAGTACCGGTGGTGCCGGGCTTGAGCGAGCCGGTGAGCGACATCCGCGACCTGCTGGCCTTTACTGCGCGGGCAGGCTATCCGGTCATGATGAAGAAGGCGGACGGCGGCGGCGGGCGCGGCATTACGCTCATTCACGACGACGACGAATTGCGTACTTTTTACATGAATCACGACGCCCTACAAGGCGGCGATTTAGACGACTATTTCATTGAAAAATTCGTGGACCGCGCCCGGCATGTGGAGACCCAGTCCGGCCGGGACTGCCACGGCTCCTTCACCGTCTACTCCACCCGCGACTGCTCCCTGCAGCGCCGCAACCAAAAGCTCGTGGAGGAGGCCCCCGCCCCCTACCTCTCGTATGTGGTGACGTCCAAGCTGGAGGAGTACTCCCGCAGGCTCTTTGACGCTGTGGGCTACGTGGGCCTGGGCACCTGCGAATTCCTGGTGACACCGCTGGAGAAAATTTACTTTTTGGAGGTGAACCCCCGCCTGCAGGTGGAGCACACGGTGAGTGAGGAAGTGTGCGGGCTGGATCTGGTGCGCGAGCAGCTGGTCATCGCTTCCGACGGGCCGATTACGCGGGCTCCTGCCCCCCGCGGGCACTCCTTCGAGCTGCGGATTACCTCCGAGGATCCGGCGACCAACCTGACGCCGAGCTCAGGCACGATTGAGGCCCTACGCTGGCCTTCCGGGCCTGGTATTCGCATTGATTCGGGCGTGGACTTGGGCGACACGGTCTCTCCGCGCAACGATTCCATGATGGGCAAGCTGGTGGTGACCGCCCAGACCCGCGAGGCCGCCGTCGCCCGTGTCCGCCGCGCCCTGCGGGAGACGAGCGTGGAGGGCGTACCGACCCCCATCAGCCTCTACCAGCAGATTTTCTCCAACCCCGCTTTTACCGCCGAGCGCGGGCATAAGTTCGACATTTCGACCAAGTGGGTGGAGCGCAACTACCTGACTATGGAGCCGCAGACCGTGAAAGCCGGGCAGCCTGCATCCGTCTCTGGCGGCGACGGGCAGGAGCAGGGGGAGGCGGTTGAGACCTTCAATATTGAGGTGGACGACAAGCGGGTGACGCTCACCCTGCCCCAGGAGCTCCTGGCGGGCCTTGCGCTCGCAGGGGCTGCGGGCGGCGGGCAGACAGCCGGTTCACGCGCTCGGCAGCCCCTGCGCGGGCAGGGCATGAAAGACAGGCGGCAGCGGGCCGACCCGCAAGATGCCGAGCGTTCGGGCGTGATTGTGGCCACCATGCAGGCCGTGGTGACGCGCATCCAGGTGGCGCAGGGGCAGAAAGTCGAGAAGGGCGACCTGCTCGTGGTGCTGGAGTCCATGAAAATGGAGAACTACGTGTACGCGCCCGCCCGGGGCAAGGTCCAGCGGGTCGATGTGAGCGTTGCCGAGGGCGTGGACCCCGGGCAGACCCTGGTGGAGCTGGATTTGGGCGGCGGTGACGACCCTGAGTCGGAGCGGGACGGTGTCAGCGCTGAAACTCCGGCAGACGCGGCGCCCGCAGTGCCCCCGGTCGATCTTTCGGCGGGGGCAGTGACTTCGAAGCCTTCAATGTCCTCAGAACCGGCAGACGCAGCAGAACTGGCGAGCTCCGAGAGTCCAGAAGGAGGACAAGCATGA